Part of the Marasmius oreades isolate 03SP1 chromosome 5, whole genome shotgun sequence genome is shown below.
CTTGACCTTGTGGACAGAATAAATCAAAGCTCGGAGATTGTATTCGTTCGCTCCTGCAACCAGAGTCCCTTACAGGCGAAAATAAGTATGTTTATGATTCAGCGTAGAGATCGGTGTGATGTTGATGACCGTTCGCGATAGATATTTGTGTTCGCAGTGTGAAAGTTTGCAAGATGCTGCGCGTTATACAGAACTTCGAAAATTACCACCTGTCCTACACTTCTCGCTTCTCCGCTTTGTTTTCAATATGGCAAATATGGAACGAAGGAAGTCAAAAAACATCATATCTTTTCCACGAGAACTAGACATGAGTCCATTCGTAACTACGGATGGAACTTCGTCATCTCCTTCGAATGTATACGAACTACGAGGAATTTTACTTCACAAAGGGCCCAGTGCTTACCATGGCCATTATGAAGCCCAAGTCTATGATTCCCAGTGCGTTGTGTCATCCTCGCTCATTGCTTGTGGTCGCTGAACCGGTCTAGATCGCGATCTTGGTTTCAGTTTAACGATGAAGTGGTCACACGGATAGACCGCCTCGGTGATTTGAAGAATTCTAACCCCTACGAGAACGTAAGACCGTGGCCTAACGCGGTACGGTATTCATACTGAATCCTTGTACTAGAAACAAAACACTGCCAAGCGGAGCAATCAAGTAAGCAACTCTCGGAAAAGACAGAGAGTAGATGATAGCGACGAGGAGATATCAGAGTGCGAAACTTATGTCCGATTACCGACCAGTTCTGACTATTAGTACTAGGGTTCCACTCGCAGAAGTTTCGCCATCAACGAGGTGCTTTCTTGGATGACGTTTGCCATCAAACTCGACTCATTACCGCTTTCTAGCTTTATATCGTCTAAGGATGCATACATGCTCATTTATGTAAGGAAGACCTTGACTCCGTCGGGCGAGCTCGAGAAACCCATTCCGCCGCAACGAGCTTTGGCACTGATAGAAGACATAAATAATACTCACCGTGTCCAATGTGAGGAGTACAAGCAGAGGTTGGTTTTCCCTTGTTCATTGAAGTCCCTtacacacacctcaagcCGTTTACGTTTATAGAGAAGTGAGTTCGCTAGAAGCATTTGAAACCCTGCGTCGTCAGGTCATGGAAATATACAGAACATGGGAATTGACATCTGGAGATGAGGTCAGTTAGTCATCCGACACCTCACGTCGAAATTTCACCCATGGCACCATGCAGTTCCTGAGGATCGTTAACCGGAAAGCACTTGAATCTTGGCTTTCCAATGAGAGCACTACCAACCCAAACCCGGCCCAACAGGAAATACTATGTGAACATGGTAGACTTGACTATAGGAAGGCGAAAGAGCTGAAATGCATCAAGCAAAACACATACGATCAGCTGAAATCCTTTGGAGGATTCGAGCCCATTTATACGGCCGAAGATATCTGCGAAAGTTGTATCGAAGCAGGATTCAAAGGTACGGGCGCATTTGTTTATGAAATTTAGGATGCCCCCCTTGACTCGTCACTCAATTCATTGCACAGAACGCCTGTATCAAATCGAACATCCCCGAATGGTGGGCCGTTTCACTGAGCTTGACCGTGGACCAGATGGCCCGGGCTACTGGATATCCAAGGCATGGATCAGAGGTAAAACGCAGGGGTTCTGATATGATTTTGTAATTTATGCCATCTACCAGACTGGGCACTTCTGAAGCCCAAGATGCACGCTCCCACTGAAGACGATCCGCCGCCAGACGGACCTGGATACGAGCACGTCCTCTGTGAGCATGGGAATTTATCCCTCAATGCTAGCGATAGACGTCGTATTTCCGTGCAGGTCAGTGATACGAGTGTTGAACCCTTCCTCAGGCTTTCATTTTGATGTTTTACAAACAGGCTTGCGAAGTCTTGACTACATTGTTTCCGCAATGGAAGCCAATTTCTGTTGATGAAGGTAAAGCGATCTCCTTACGATGTCAATGAGGCGGTTCGATGAAATCTTCTTCAGAGCCCTGCCCCGTGTGTGATGCTCTCCTTTATGAGCGCAAAACTAATAGCCTTGGGCATCGTAAGCGCGCGGAGGAAGAAAAGGTGCACCCGATACTTTTTGTTGTCCTTGAGTCACACTGATTGCATATATAGGCAAAGCTTAAACGCATGTTCGATTACGCGGGGATAACCGAGACTAATAATTTGTTCCACGAAAACGAGACGCTGGCAATCATTCCATCGTCCTTCCTACATAGATGGCGACTATGGCTAACCAGACCTACGGAATATGAGCGACCTGAATCTCTGGACAATACAGTTTTCCTCTGCGAACATGACATGTTGACTTTCGATCCAGAAACTTACGAGATTGAGAACGATGTTGCTGCTATTCTGTACACTGAATGGCAAACTCTGAAACAGATGTGCGCATTGTTCTTCTTTTGTTTCTTCATTGATTAACCTTTTTGTCGGAATTTTCAGATACACCGCCGGACCTTTGATTTCTCTTGAACGTAAAAAAGGACAGGAGAGGGCTATAGAATGTACGATTACTGTATGTGATCCTTGCCGCAAGCGAAGGTACCGGATTCTATTTCTACCACTCTCTCTTTGGTTCTCCGCTAACACAACGAGACAGGACATTTGAATGGGAGTCCACGGATCTCATTATTCGAATGGGTGGCGCGGGTCACGGTGACAACACCGCGGGTCCCTCAAAGGCAAAGAAACCAACAAATATCACATATGGATCCCGACAATCCCGAAGACTACGTCGAATCCGCGAACAAGGGGAGTGTCGAAGAATCAGTGTCACGAAGGAAACCACAATAAAAGATATAAAAATCACTGTACGTTTGTTTCAGCCGTGGTTCCTGTTTCAATATGATGAGGCTTTTACCCTCAGCTCCAAAAATTGCTAGACATACCTACCATCTGTCAGCGATTATTTTACAAGTCACAGGAACTGGACGATGGAAGCGTCTCTATTGGCTCTCTGGGCGTACTTGCTAACGATATATTCGATTTTCAAGAGCAGAACGAGGTTCACGAGATAACCGATGGGGAGAGTGACGGTGAGAGCGGCTCAAAAAGGGACGAGGGGAGAGGCTTTGGCGGGACCGTCCTTCTAGGGGCTACCGATGTTTCGATCTCTACGAATACAGTATCGAATGGGAAGGATGCAGGGACAGATAACACGGCGGAGGTTGCAGATTCTTCAGAGAGGTCATGTTCAACGTGCACGTTCATAAATCCGCCGAACGCTTTAATGTGTGACATGTGTGGTAGTAGTGCGTTCGATTGAAGTGCCGAACCAAACTAATTCTAGCTACCTCTTGGAAATTCAGTTACTTCTCGTCCCTGTGGGCCGTTCAGCCGAGTGCTGATAAGGGACGTAACTTGACAGGAGTCTTCACAATGAGCAAGTGGATGGTTCGCAGACTTGGTAAGTGATGGCATCCATAATCGAGATGAAGAATTCAAGAAATTCATCATTTAGTTTGTACTATGTACGTGCGGTAGTAGTACACTAATTGGGTAAGGGATACATGTGGATATGAAAGAAGAGATTGGAAAAGGAAATGTACAGTATAGACGTGACGCCGCTCTCCTTGTTTCACCACCAAAAAAGTGAAGTAGAAAACGTTCGAAAACCAAAACAAGAACGTTGAAAACACGATGAGCAAGAGAGAAGGAAGGGGACTCTCTGAAAGATACGATCAGACTCTAAGTCAAGTATATGCTGGAGTATCATAGTTCAACAAAAATCGTAATATAAATGTATGTGGTTTGTTTTAACACAAAAGTCCCCAAGAGTAACCATGGACCCAGAAAATGCAGAACAAAAAACGTGAAACCCAAAGAAGACACAAAAATAATATATTGCGTAATTCCCAGACCAAAGAAAACGGAAGCGAGAAATTGGGGAATTAACTTCGTCAGTTCACACATAGCTCGAGACCGGATATGCCGGCGGATACGGATTCGGTACAGCCATTGTTCCTGTTGAAGGCATATTCACCTGTCCAGATTGAATAGCGGTCCCCGTGGAGATGACACCATTCATCGGTGCACCAGAACCAGTTGCTGCATTTGCACTTGAATTTTTCGAGGCCAACAAACTCCTCGTAACTTCAATGACTTCCAAATCACTTGCGTGACCAGCGATTTGCATCTTGACGGCCTGCACTGCAACGGCCAGCGCCTCTTGTACGCCATCCGTCATATCGCCAACACTAGCTGTCTGGATCGCCACCAGTGGCGTGACACCACCTGGGCTAACATTTTGCGCTGCCTCTGCAACAACTAGCTGCGCTGCCACTGCAAGACGGTGTGTTTCTGGTGGTGTAGGACCGGTCAAAGCACGATCGTATGCAACGAGCGATTGCTCAACGGCGTGTTTTTGTTTAACAAGGTCTTGTAGGTGATTAGCCACGGCGTTGGCGTTTGCTGTGGCGCTGGGAGTGACAGGAGTGGCGTGTATTTGATGCTGTATCTGCGTTGTGTTAGCCGCCTCTTCTGTGACTCGTTGAGCGACATTTTGTAAGACTTCGACCACTCGCGCGGGCGCATTCTCGGTGGAGTTGGAGGTAACAACAGATGGATGGGAAGAGGGAATCGTGGAATGTACCGGATGCGAAGGGTGGGAGGAAACTGAAGAAAGGGTTGTGTGCTGAGTATGCGAATGAGAATGAGCAATGTGAGCGGTAGCGGCTCTGCTAGCTGCAGCCCTCATAGGAGCTTGGTGTAACAGTGTATCACTCTGGCTCCTTGGTAAACTATAACCCGAATCCATAGATGATCTAGGAGCGACATTCAGATGGAAAGTTGAGGATAGATGGCCTTCCTGTCCGTCCAAAATGAACTAGAGACTAGTAAGTATACCAATCCCGAAGGTAATGGATGAGCTCACCTTCGCATCAACTCTTATATCACAACTCTGCGCACCCGCTGGAGGGGTTCCACTCAATTCTTCCCCTTTCCACGATAACCATGACGGTAGAGTTGGGCTACTATAATGTACTGGAACGCTAACGAAGCTTGCTTGGGGATCCCAGATGTGTGGATGCCAGCTCCACTTCAAGCCGCAGTAAGCAATAACAGGAGGGATTCCCGCCAATTTTCGTTGGAAGGGCCGAAACTCCCATTG
Proteins encoded:
- a CDS encoding uncharacterized protein (MEROPS:MER0064620); the encoded protein is MAQKRKRRASPLSKGLAVGEVLKRDHLAGNATSPWGWVGIEVDDPSQIMQDHLLTVYGLSSRNRHSRCPNKYVPGKKCKSTPKESVARGENEEDVIIISDNEESQCSKKDCKGNPFCLNYLGQEKWDDEDKARNMWRASANLGPDPHVSTRKSGTPVGLKNLGATCYANASLQVWFRDVNFRAGVFSCRSTEDSEDKFMESPIFQLQVTFTALQESIQKAFNPTKLVESLQLRTSEQQDAQEFSKLFMSHLDAEFKKQSDVRVRSLVTDQFQGEQIYGTACSNCQYKSETTSNFLELEINFQNKSKLGDCIRSLLQPESLTGENKYLCSQCESLQDAARYTELRKLPPVLHFSLLRFVFNMANMERRKSKNIISFPRELDMSPFVTTDGTSSSPSNVYELRGILLHKGPSAYHGHYEAQVYDSQSRSWFQFNDEVVTRIDRLGDLKNSNPYENKQNTAKRSNQVSNSRKRQRVDDSDEEISEVPLAEVSPSTSFISSKDAYMLIYVRKTLTPSGELEKPIPPQRALALIEDINNTHRVQCEEYKQREVSSLEAFETLRRQVMEIYRTWELTSGDEFLRIVNRKALESWLSNESTTNPNPAQQEILCEHGRLDYRKAKELKCIKQNTYDQLKSFGGFEPIYTAEDICESCIEAGFKERLYQIEHPRMVGRFTELDRGPDGPGYWISKAWIRDWALLKPKMHAPTEDDPPPDGPGYEHVLCEHGNLSLNASDRRRISVQACEVLTTLFPQWKPISVDEEPCPVCDALLYERKTNSLGHRKRAEEEKAKLKRMFDYAGITETNNLFHENETLAIIPSSFLHRWRLWLTRPTEYERPESLDNTVFLCEHDMLTFDPETYEIENDVAAILYTEWQTLKQIYTAGPLISLERKKGQERAIECTITVCDPCRKRRTFEWESTDLIIRMGGAGHGDNTAGPSKAKKPTNITYGSRQSRRLRRIREQGECRRISVTKETTIKDIKITLQKLLDIPTICQRLFYKSQELDDGSVSIGSLGVLANDIFDFQEQNEVHEITDGESDGESGSKRDEGRGFGGTVLLGATDVSISTNTVSNGKDAGTDNTAEVADSSERSCSTCTFINPPNALMCDMCGSSAFD
- a CDS encoding uncharacterized protein (MEROPS:MER0064620), giving the protein MAQKRKRRASPLSKGLAVGEVLKRDHLAGNATSPWGWVGIEVDDPSQIMQDHLLTVYGLSSRNRHSRCPNKYVPGKKCKSTPKESVARGENEEDVIIISDNEESQCSKKDCKGNPFCLNYLGQEKWDDEDKARNMWRASANLGPDPHVSTRKSGTPVGLKNLGATCYANASLQVWFRDVNFRAGVFSCRSTEDSEDKFMESPIFQLQVTFTALQESIQKAFNPTKLVESLQLRTSEQQDAQEFSKLFMSHLDAEFKKQSDVRVRSLVTDQFQGEQIYGTACSNCQYKSETTSNFLELEINFQNKSKLGDCIRSLLQPESLTGENKYLCSQCESLQDAARYTELRKLPPVLHFSLLRFVFNMANMERRKSKNIISFPRELDMSPFVTTDGTSSSPSNVYELRGILLHKGPSAYHGHYEAQVYDSQSRSWFQFNDEVVTRIDRLGDLKNSNPYENKQNTAKRSNQVSNSRKRQRVDDSDEEISEVPLAEVSPSTSFISSKDAYMLIYVRKTLTPSGELEKPIPPQRALALIEDINNTHRVQCEEYKQREVSSLEAFETLRRQVMEIYRTWELTSGDEFLRIVNRKALESWLSNESTTNPNPAQQEILCEHGRLDYRKAKELKCIKQNTYDQLKSFGGFEPIYTAEDICESCIEAGFKERLYQIEHPRMVGRFTELDRGPDGPGYWISKAWIRDWALLKPKMHAPTEDDPPPDGPGYEHVLCEHGNLSLNASDRRRISVQACEVLTTLFPQWKPISVDEEPCPVCDALLYERKTNSLGHRKRAEEEKAKLKRMFDYAGITETNNLFHENETLAIIPSSFLHRWRLWLTRPTEYERPESLDNTVFLCEHDMLTFDPETYEIENDVAAILYTEWQTLKQIYTAGPLISLERKKGQERAIECTITVCDPCRKRRTFEWESTDLIIRMGGAGHGDNTAGPSKAKKPTNITYGSRQSRRLRRIREQGECRRISVTKETTIKDIKITLQKLLDIPTICQRLFYKSQELDDGSVSIGSLGVLANDIFDFQEQNEVHEITDGESDGESGSKRDEGRGFGGTVLLGATDVSISTNTVSNGKDAGTDNTAEVADSSERSCSTCTFINPPNALMCDMCVTSRPCGPFSRVLIRDVT